The proteins below are encoded in one region of Papilio machaon chromosome 27, ilPapMach1.1, whole genome shotgun sequence:
- the LOC123722554 gene encoding uncharacterized protein LOC123722554, with protein sequence MTVAYPGLNTKTTGDVLTYKKFTRDLENIFDNEDPIIAVAVIEDKPILRTYVPGYNIPRMKRPNNQDLPIELDQEKDSTSKPKNVDLQMASQNSAAISLRDESDEFKGIQLTQKQKSMLRKKWRNSCDKQAAKTCKKACDNARKRACDDFHCKKSISKSFKKHCKSSCKHFFLGTRSISNEISD encoded by the exons atgactgtcgcttatccaggtttgaat acaAAAACAACTGGTGATGTTTTGACCTACAAGAAATTTACACGCGAtttggaaaatatatttgataatgaAGATCCAATTATTGCAGTGGCTGTTATTgaa gATAAACCCATATTAAGAACTTATGTCCCTGGATATAATATACCAAGAATGAAAAGACCAAACAATCAAGATCTACCAATAGAATTAGATCAGGAAAAAGATTCGACGTCAAAACCAAAAAATGTAGACCTACAAATGGCGTCTCAAAATTCCGCTGCAATTAGTTTACGTGATGAAAGTGATGAATTTAAAGGTATACAACtgacacaaaaacaaaagagtaTGCTTCGTAAAAAATGGCGGAATTCCTGTGACAAGCAAGCTGCGAAAACTTGCAAGAAAGCGTGTGATAATGCGAGAAAACGCGCTTGCGACGACTTTCATTGCAAGAAGAGTATAAGTAAAAGTTTCAAAAAGCATTGCAAATCGAGTTGTAAACATTTCTTCTTAGGTACCCGGTCTATTTCAAACGAGATCTCcgattga
- the LOC106708019 gene encoding cysteine-rich PDZ-binding protein, with protein sequence MVCEKCEKKLGKVITPDPWKTGARNTVESGGRKVGENKALSAKKARFNPYTAKFDECKICRMKVHQVGSHYCQACAYKKGICAMCGKKILNTKNYRQSST encoded by the exons ATGGTTTGTGAAAAGTGTGAGAAGAAATTAGGTAAAGTAATAACTCCAGATCCGTGGAAAACTGGCGCAAGAAATACCGTGGAATCTGGTGGAAGAAAAGTTGGAGAGAATAAAGCTCTTTCTGCGAAAAAAGCCCGCTTCAATCCTTACACAGCCAAATTTGATGAATGCAA aatATGCCGTATGAAAGTTCATCAAGTGGGTTCACATTATTGTCAAGCTTGTGCCTACAAGAAAGGAATATGTGCTATGTGCggcaagaaaatattaaacactaAGAATTATAGACAAAGTTCTACTTAG